In Humulus lupulus chromosome 6, drHumLupu1.1, whole genome shotgun sequence, a single genomic region encodes these proteins:
- the LOC133783982 gene encoding pathogenesis-related thaumatin-like protein 3.5, translating into MALSSTNPISLLLRPLIICLIITTSGPKLSESRKNFAIVNYCKEMIWPAMTNSDNFTGGGIPALKPGQSMVYTAPPQWSGRIWARTGCDFDKDGNGKCQTGSCGSLLNCTGPGSPPASIAEFNLNETIDYYDVSLVDGFNLPIVVKPSNGTGNCSSVGCEGDLRQSCPAELQAKASGGGKVIACRSACDVFNNDEYCCRGTYSNPVSCVATNYSRIFKEFCPMAYSFAHDDPTSVITCSGADYTVTFCGSRNQTFCSYNDNKLVCSGSKSVKALLSHKWYWGFILTLPFIFINDQHFQSVP; encoded by the exons ATGGCATTATCAAGTACTAATCCCATATCATTACTTCTCAGACCTCTCATCATCTGCTTAATTATTACAACATCAG GGCCTAAGCTATCCGAAAGTAGAAAAAATTTCGCCATAGTAAATTACTGCAAGGAGATGATATGGCCAGCCATGACAAACAGTGACAACTTCACCGGTGGAGGAATACCTGCACTGAAACCAGGCCAGTCGATGGTGTACACCGCCCCGCCGCAGTGGAGTGGCCGAATTTGGGCGCGAACCGGCTGCGATTTCGACAAGGATGGTAATGGAAAATGCCAAACAGGCAGCTGTGGAAGCCTGCTCAACTGCACCGGCCCCGGTAGCCCGCCAGCCTCAATTGCCGAATTTAATCTAAATGAGACGATCGATTATTACGACGTGAGCCTTGTGGATGGCTTTAACTTGCCTATAGTTGTTAAACCTAGTAATGGTACGGGGAACTGTAGCAGTGTCGGGTGCGAAGGCGACTTGAGGCAAAGCTGCCCGGCGGAGCTTCAAGCCAAAGCCTCTGGAGGCGGCAAAGTCATCGCTTGCCGGAGCGCATGCGACGTGTTCAACAACGACGAGTACTGTTGCCGTGGAACGTACAGTAACCCGGTGAGTTGTGTTGCTACGAATTATTCGAGGATTTTCAAGGAGTTTTGCCCCATGGCTTATAGCTTTGCGCATGATGATCCCACTAGTGTTATTACTTGCTCTGGAGCTGACTATACTGTCACCTTTTGTGGATCCAG GAACCAAACGTTCTGCTCTTATAATGATAACAAGCTTGTTTGTAGTGGATCAAAGAGTGTTAAAGCACTGCTTTCTCATAAATGGTACTGGGGTTTTATTTTGACATtaccttttatttttattaatgatcAACATTTTCAAAGTGTACCCTAG
- the LOC133782098 gene encoding exosome complex exonuclease RRP46 homolog: protein MEVDRIDGRTPNQLRPLACSRNVLNRAHGSASWSQGDTKVLAAVYGPKAGTKKNESPEKACIEVFWKPKTGQIGKMEKEYEMILKRTLQSITLLTVNPNTTTSLIIQVVHDDGALLPCAINAACAAFVDAGIPLKHLAVAICCGLVESGYVILDPTKLEEQKMKAFAYLVFPNTALSVRPEGSAPVKDEPLEHGIITSVTQGAMAVDDYFHCLERGRATSEKMSAFLRRSLQPQIPS, encoded by the exons ATGGAAGTCGACAGAATTGATGGTCGAACCCCGAACCAGTTGAGACCACTAGCATGTTCTCGCAACGTACTTAACCGCGCTCATGGCTCTGCCAGTTGGTCTCAAG gAGATACCAAAGTTCTTGCTGCCGTTTATGGACCTAAAGCAGGAACTAAGAAGAATGAAAGCCCTGAAAAGGCTTGCATTGAAGTTTTTTGGAAACCTAAAACTGGGCAGATTG GAAAAATGGAAAAGGAGTATGAGATGATATTGAAGAGGACCTTACAAAGCATAACCCTTTTAACCGTCAATCCTAATACAACAACATCCCTCATTATACAA GTTGTCCATGATGACGGTGCA CTTCTCCCTTGTGCCATAAATGCCGCATGTGCTGCTTTTGTTGATGCTGGAATTCCTCTAAAACATCTTGCTG TTGCGATATGCTGTGGTCTGGTCGAAAGTGGATATGTAATACTCGACCCCACCAAGCTGGAAGAGcag AAAATGAAGGCTTTTGCATATCTTGTCTTCCCAAACACAGCTCTCTCAGTCCGTCCAGAAGGATCTGCACCAGTGAAGGATGAACCTCTAGAACATGGGATTATCACATCTGTTACCCAGGGTGCAATGGCAG TGGACGACTACTTTCATTGTCTAGAACGAGGACGCGCCACGAGCGAAAAGATGTCTGCTTTTCTCAGGAGGAGCTTGCAACCACAAATTCCTAGTTGA